A window from Sus scrofa isolate TJ Tabasco breed Duroc chromosome 2, Sscrofa11.1, whole genome shotgun sequence encodes these proteins:
- the FBXW9 gene encoding F-box/WD repeat-containing protein 9 isoform X1 — protein MELPPGPRDDPCAWDDDSDLELEPDPDAQAEAYVARVLSPPKLGLAPPRTPPLPAPAVSLGALEPRAASKGPAVAVPGLLSLPPELLLEICAYLDARLVLHVLPLVCHTLRDLVRDHVTWRLRAQRRVRAPYPVVEGEDFDWPAACIELEQHLSRWAEDGRWAEYFCLADGHFASIDSVLLIQGGTLCLSGSRDRNVNLWDLRQLGVEPSRVLVKALGSQKNSTHKGWVWSLAALDHRVCSGSWDSTVKLWDMAADGQQFGEIKGKAAVLCLSYRPDILVTGTYDKKVTIYDPRVGPALLKSRRLHSSAVLALLADDRHIISGSEDHTLVVFDRRANSVLQRLQLDSYLLCMSYQEPQLWAGDNQGLLHVFANRHGCFQLVRSFDVGHRSQITGIKHSLGALYTTSTDKTIRVHVPTDPPRTICTRSHHNVLNGICAEGNLVVAASGGLSLEVWRLQA, from the exons ATGGAGCTGCCTCCAGGGCCGCGCGACGATCCTTGCGCCTGGGACGATGACTCTGACCTGGAGCTGGAGCCTGACCCAGACGCGCAGGCCGAAGCTTACGTGGCCCGCGTGCTCAGTCCTCCGAAACTCGGGCTGGCGCCCCCGCGCACCCCTCCGCTGCCGGCTCCCGCCGTGTCTCTTGGCGCTCTGGAGCCGCGGGCCGCGTCCAAGGGCCCGGCTGTGGCGGTTCCGGGCCTGTTGAGCCTCCCCCCGGAGCTGCTGCTCGAGATCTGCGCCTACCTCGACGCGCGCCTTGTGCTCCACGTCCTGCCGCTCGTGTGCCACACGCTGCGCGACCTCGTGCGTGACCATGTCACCTGGAGGCTACGCGCGCAGCGCCGCGTACGCGCGCCCTACCCAGTGGTGGAAG GGGAGGACTTTGATTGGCCGGCGGCCTGCATTGAGCTGGAGCAGCACCTGTCCCGTTGGGCAGAGGATGGTCGCTGGGCTGAGTACTTCTGCCTGGCTGATGGGCACTTTGCTTCCATTGACTCAGTGCTGCTGATCCAG GGTGGGACACTTTGCCTTTCGGGCTCCCGAGATCGCAATGTCAACCTGTGGGACCTGCGGCAGCTGGGAGTGGAGCCCAGCCGGGTTCTGGTTAAGGCCCTGGGCTCCCAGAAGAACAGCACGCAcaag GGCTGGGTGTGGTCGCTGGCAGCGCTGGACCACCGAGTGTGCTCTGGTTCATGGGACAGCACAGTGAAGCTCTGGGACATGGCGGCTGACGGGCAGCAGTTCGGGGAGATAAA GGGCAAGGCAGCAGTGTTGTGCCTGTCCTACCGGCCTGATATCTTGGTGACCGGAACCTATGACAAGAAGGTGACCATCTACGACCCCAGAG TCGGCCCAGCCCTGCTAAAGAGCCGGCGGTTGCACTCAAGCGCAGTGCTGGCGCTGCTGGCGGACGACCGGCATATCATCTCGGGCAGTGAGGACCACACGCTCGTGGTGTTCGACCGCCGAGCCAACAGCGTCCTGCAGCGGCTGCAG CTGGACTCCTACCTGCTCTGCATGTCCTACCAGGAGCCTCAGCTCTGGGCAGGCGATAACCAGGGCCTGTTGCATGTCTTCGCCAACCGCCACGGCTGCTTCCAGCTCGTCAGG TCCTTTGATGTGGGCCACAGGTCTCAGATCACAGGGATCAAACACTCCCTGGGGGCCTTGTACACCACATCCACCGACAAGACCATCCGG GTACACGTGCCCACAGACCCACCAAGGACCATCTGCACTCGAAGCCACCACAACGTGCTGAATGGG ATCTGCGCTGAGGGCAACCTGGTGGTGGCCGCCTCTGGAGGCCTGTCACTGGAGGTCTGGAGGCTGCAGGCCTGA
- the FBXW9 gene encoding F-box/WD repeat-containing protein 9 isoform X2 has translation MELPPGPRDDPCAWDDDSDLELEPDPDAQAEAYVARVLSPPKLGLAPPRTPPLPAPAVSLGALEPRAASKGPAVAVPGLLSLPPELLLEICAYLDARLVLHVLPLVCHTLRDLVRDHVTWRLRAQRRVRAPYPVVEGEDFDWPAACIELEQHLSRWAEDGRWAEYFCLADGHFASIDSVLLIQGGTLCLSGSRDRNVNLWDLRQLGVEPSRVLVKALGSQKNSTHKGWVWSLAALDHRVCSGSWDSTVKLWDMAADGQQFGEIKGKAAVLCLSYRPDILVTGTYDKKVTIYDPRVGPALLKSRRLHSSAVLALLADDRHIISGSEDHTLVVFDRRANSVLQRLQSFDVGHRSQITGIKHSLGALYTTSTDKTIRVHVPTDPPRTICTRSHHNVLNGICAEGNLVVAASGGLSLEVWRLQA, from the exons ATGGAGCTGCCTCCAGGGCCGCGCGACGATCCTTGCGCCTGGGACGATGACTCTGACCTGGAGCTGGAGCCTGACCCAGACGCGCAGGCCGAAGCTTACGTGGCCCGCGTGCTCAGTCCTCCGAAACTCGGGCTGGCGCCCCCGCGCACCCCTCCGCTGCCGGCTCCCGCCGTGTCTCTTGGCGCTCTGGAGCCGCGGGCCGCGTCCAAGGGCCCGGCTGTGGCGGTTCCGGGCCTGTTGAGCCTCCCCCCGGAGCTGCTGCTCGAGATCTGCGCCTACCTCGACGCGCGCCTTGTGCTCCACGTCCTGCCGCTCGTGTGCCACACGCTGCGCGACCTCGTGCGTGACCATGTCACCTGGAGGCTACGCGCGCAGCGCCGCGTACGCGCGCCCTACCCAGTGGTGGAAG GGGAGGACTTTGATTGGCCGGCGGCCTGCATTGAGCTGGAGCAGCACCTGTCCCGTTGGGCAGAGGATGGTCGCTGGGCTGAGTACTTCTGCCTGGCTGATGGGCACTTTGCTTCCATTGACTCAGTGCTGCTGATCCAG GGTGGGACACTTTGCCTTTCGGGCTCCCGAGATCGCAATGTCAACCTGTGGGACCTGCGGCAGCTGGGAGTGGAGCCCAGCCGGGTTCTGGTTAAGGCCCTGGGCTCCCAGAAGAACAGCACGCAcaag GGCTGGGTGTGGTCGCTGGCAGCGCTGGACCACCGAGTGTGCTCTGGTTCATGGGACAGCACAGTGAAGCTCTGGGACATGGCGGCTGACGGGCAGCAGTTCGGGGAGATAAA GGGCAAGGCAGCAGTGTTGTGCCTGTCCTACCGGCCTGATATCTTGGTGACCGGAACCTATGACAAGAAGGTGACCATCTACGACCCCAGAG TCGGCCCAGCCCTGCTAAAGAGCCGGCGGTTGCACTCAAGCGCAGTGCTGGCGCTGCTGGCGGACGACCGGCATATCATCTCGGGCAGTGAGGACCACACGCTCGTGGTGTTCGACCGCCGAGCCAACAGCGTCCTGCAGCGGCTGCAG TCCTTTGATGTGGGCCACAGGTCTCAGATCACAGGGATCAAACACTCCCTGGGGGCCTTGTACACCACATCCACCGACAAGACCATCCGG GTACACGTGCCCACAGACCCACCAAGGACCATCTGCACTCGAAGCCACCACAACGTGCTGAATGGG ATCTGCGCTGAGGGCAACCTGGTGGTGGCCGCCTCTGGAGGCCTGTCACTGGAGGTCTGGAGGCTGCAGGCCTGA
- the GNG14 gene encoding uncharacterized LOC105372280 homolog: MLHNPPVFLPPAAAAFPTSGNPSLTFLWMSGKVTTGSDIGQARRAVEQLRMEAGIDRVKVSKAAADLLQFCMEQAKSDPFLVGIPAATNPFKEKKPCAIL, translated from the exons atgctgcataaCCCTCCGGTATTCCTTCccccggcagctgcagccttcCCTACTTCTGGGAATCCTTCCCTGACCTTTCTCTGG ATGTCTGGCAAGGTGACCACTGGCAGCGACATTGGGCAGGCCCGCCGGGCTGTGGAGCAGCTGCGGATGGAGGCAGGCATCGACCGCGTGAAG GTGTCCAAGGCAGCTGCTGACCTGTTGCAGTTCTGCATGGAGCAGGCCAAGAGCGACCCCTTCCTCGTGGGTATCCCGGCTGCCACCAACCCCTTCAAGGAGAAGAAGCCCTGCGCCATCCTATGA